From Miscanthus floridulus cultivar M001 chromosome 15, ASM1932011v1, whole genome shotgun sequence, the proteins below share one genomic window:
- the LOC136507176 gene encoding protein FAR1-RELATED SEQUENCE 5-like: MESGARDVPADVVVAVDAVIVEDPISIEAAAMDHVADAVGASDPVSADELEHPSTPRSSSKENLKPRIGMIFDTLTDVEDFYKSYAHEAGFSVRVGQHKKQNDEILFKRYCCSREGYRKENVTNVSDDSGKKRKSHNIMETRCGCEAHIVVKLGSDKKYRISSMVEKHSHGFVSPDKRHLLRSNRNISERAKSALFNCHKASIGTSQAYRLLYVSEGGFQNVGCTLMDLKNYYRDLRTKIKDADAQMFMAQLERKKEVNPAFFYEFMVDEQGRLVRVFWANALCRKNYSVFGDVVSVDATYTTNQYNMKFVPFTGVNHHLQSVFLGAAFLADEKIESYVWLFNTFLKAMGGVAPHLITNDEDASMKAAIVQILPDTTHRFCMWHIMDKVPEKVEPSIRKDEKFWERLNKCVWGTENSDDFVSQWNSIITDYELMGNDWFSTRFAIRESWILVYFLDIPLAGMLRTTSRSESANSFFNRFIRRKLTFVEFWLRFDTALECQHQEELKADNASLHTTPKLMTPWAIEKQCSVIYTHDVFTKFQEQILAARDHCIIQGISESEDLKCFTLSSQTGKDRVVQMNKSNMFGRCSYKLYESYGIPCCHIIQVLRAEKQSEIPSLYIMTRWEKRCKRELFFGEEGNLLDEKPKDPMEVALRKKISDSRNKFEDLIQMAKNSEEGMDFLYSSLSNLVEPLQKITPALRVEKQDEYESFLGSKILKEVDIHPPNDVNSRGRSKRIKKSKETKEKKVGSKGKGNRTCRKCKQQGDHDARNCPNNVVG, translated from the exons ATGGAGTCCGGCGCGCGTGACGTTCCCGCTGATGTTGTCGTCGCCGTTGATGCTGTCATCGTCGAAGATCCCATCTCCATCGAGGCTGCCGCCATGGATCATGTCGCTGATGCCGTTGGAGCAAGTGATCCCGTTTCTGCAGATGAACTGGAACATCCTAGCACACCACGGTCAAGTTCCAAAGAAAATTTGAAGCCAAGGATTGGAATGATCTTTGATACACTCACCGATGTGGAGGATTTCTACAAGTCATATGCACATGAAGCTGGTTTCTCTGTTCGTGTTGGTCAGCACAAGAAGCAAAATGACGAAATATTATTCAAGAGGTATTGTTGTTCAAGGGAAGGGTATAGAAAGGAGAACGTAACAAATGTTAGTGATGATTCTGGGAAGAAAAGAAAGTCACATAATATCATGGAAACCAGATGTGGTTGTGAGGCACATATTGTCGTGAAGCTTGGCAGCGACAAGAAGTATCGAATATCTTCAATGGTTGAGAAACACAGTCATGGTTTTGTGTCGCCAGATAAGAGGCATTTGCTAAGATCCAACCGTAATATCAGTGAGAGGGCAAAGAGTGCTTTGTTCAATTGTCATAAGGCTAGCATTGGCACCTCACAGGCATATCGACTTCTCTATGTCAGTGAGGGTGGGTTTCAGAATGTTGGGTGCACACTAATGGATTTGAAAAACTATTACCGTGATCTCAGAACCAAAATTAAGGATGCAGATGCACAAATGTTTATGGCACAACTTGAGCGAAAGAAGGAAGTAAATCCAGCCTTCTTTTACGAGTTTATGGTGGATGAACAAGGACGACTTGTTCGTGTATTTTGGGCGAATGCTTTATGCAGGAAAAACTATAGTGTTTTCGGTGATGTGGTTTCGGTAGATGCAACATATACCACCAACCAGTATAACATGAAATTTGTGCCATTCACTGGTGTCAATCATCACTTGCAAAGTGTTTTCCTTGGGGCAGCATTCTTAGCAGATGAAAAGATCGAGTCATATGTATGGTTGTTTAACACCTTTCTTAAGGCTATGGGTGGAGTAGCACCTCATCTAATCACAAATGATGAAGATGCGAGCATGAAGGCTGCTATTGTTCAAATTCTACCGGATACAACTCATAGATTTTGCATGTGGCATATCATGGATAAGGTGCCTGAGAAGGTCGAGCCCTCTATAAGAAAAGATGAAAAGTTTTGGGAAAGACTAAACAAGTGTGTTTGGGGAACCGAGAATTCAGATGATTTTGTGTCACAATGGAATTCTATCATAACAGATTATGAACTCATGGGAAATGATTGGTTTTCCACTAGGTTTGCCATTCGCGAGTCATGGATTCTGGTATATTTTTTGGACATACCTCTAGCAGGAATGCTTAGGACTACATCACGATCGGAGAGTGCAAATTCTTTTTTCAACCGTTTCATTCGTAGGAAGTTGACCTTTGTTGAGTTCTGGCTAAGGTTTGACACAGCTTTGGAGTGCCAGCACCAAGAGGAGTTGAAAGCCGACAATGCAAGTCTACACACCACTCCTAAATTGATGACACCATGGGCCATAGAGAAGCAATGTAGTGTGATATATACACATGACGTTTTCACTAAATTTCAGGAACAAATCTTAGCTGCAAGAGACCATTGCATTATTCAAGGTATTTCAGAGAGTGAAGATCTAAAATGTTTCACCCTCAGCAGCCAAACTGGAAAAGACCGAGTTGTTCAAATGAACAAGTCAAACATGTTTGGTAGGTGTTCCTATAAATTATATGAGTCTTATGGCATCCCATGTTGTCATATCATACAAGTGCTTAGAGCTGAGAAGCAAAGTGAGATACCATCGTTATATATTATGACGCGATGGGAGAAAAGATGTAAAAG GGAACTATTCTTTGGTGAGGAAGGTAACCTACTAGATGAAAAGCCTAAAGATCCTATGGAGGTGGCCTTGCGGAAAAAGATTTCAGATTCACGCAACAAGTTTGAAGATCTTATTCAAATGGCCAAGAACTCCGAAGAAGGGATGGACTTTTTATATTctagtttatccaacctagtcgAGCCTCTCCAAAAGATCACACCTGCTTTGAGAGTTGAAAAACAGGATGAATATGAATCTTTCCTTGGTAGTAAAATTCTAAAAGAGGTCGATATACATCCACCAAATGATGTCAACTCGAGAGGGAGATCCAAAAGAATTAAGAAGAGCAAGGAGACGAAGGAGAAGAAAGTTGGAAGTAAGGGTAAAGGTAATCGGACGTGTCGAAAATGTAAGCAACAAGGGGATCATGATGCACGCAATTGCCCAAACAATGTTGTTGGCTGA